AGCCAGGGACGCGTTGGTGCGGCGCAGGCGACGCGCCAGCACGCGCAGGAGCTGCTGGGAGATCTCCGGGTGGTCGCCGATCCAGTGCTTGAGCATGGTGGAGTCCATCGTCGCCGCCGTGACCTCGGTAACGCACACAGCGGAGGAAGTGCGCGGGCCCGGGTCGAAGATGGACAGCTCGCCGAACATGTCGGACGGGCCCATGACGGAGAGCAGGTTCTCGCGGCCGTCCGGGGCGTGGCGGGCAAGCTTCACTTTGCCGTCCACGATGATGTACAGGCGGTCGCCCGGCTCCCCTTCGTCGAAGATCGTGGTGCCGCGCGGAAAGGTCACCGTCTCCATATCGGCGATCAGCGCCGAGACGGCGTCCGGGTCAACCCCCTGAAAAATGCCCGCGCGAGCAAGGGTCTCCTGCACGTCATCCATTGATCCTCCTCAGTGCGATCAATCACGCGACCTGGTTTTTGACGAATTTGTCACATGTGTCCGGTCTCACGCGACATTACCACCCCGCGCGCCCCCGCCACCCGAGAATGCTACTTCTCGTTGCCGGTAACCCCCACAACGGTCCGTTCCAATCGCTCCATGCCCACCGTGAACAGGCCCAGGGCGATGGGGACGAGGACGGTCACCAGAATCATCATGGTGCTCATCCTAGGCAAACGGGCCACTACCATGGGCTGCATGCCTTCTTCTCCGCAGCCAACTCACCGTGTCCGCCGCCCGGGTTCCCACCCTGCGGCTAAGGGGACGGAGACCCGGCTGGGGCTGGTCCGCCGCGCGCGTCGCATTAACCGCACGCTGGCGGAGGCGTTCCCGGACGCGCACGCTGAGCTGGACTTTTCTACGCCGCTAGAGTTGCTCGTCGCCACCGTGCTCTCCGCCCAGACCACGGACGTGCGGGTGAATACGGTGACGCCGGAGCTCTTTCGCCGCTTTCCGACGGCAGCTGATTACGCCACCGCGTCCCAAGCAGAAGTGGAAGAAATTATTCGTCCCACGGGCTTTTTCCGTTCGAAAGCCGCCAACCTCATCGGCCTCGGTCAGGTGCTGGTAAGCGATTACGGCGGGGAAGTGCCGGAGGCCTTAGAGGATTTGGTGCGGCTGCCTGGGGTGGGGCGCAAGACGGCGCACGTGGTGCGGGGGAATGCTTTTGGTCTGCCGGGGCTGACCGTGGACACCCATTTCCAGCGCCTTGCGCACCGCCTGGGCCTGACCGCGGAGAAGGACCCGGTGAAGATCGAGCACGCGGTGGGGGAGTTGCTGGAGAAGCGCGAGTGGACGATGTTTTCGCACCGCATCATTTTCCACGGCCGGCGTGTGTGCCATGCGCGGAAGGCGGCGTGTGGGGCGTGCCCGATAGCGTTCGACTGCCCGAGTTACGGCAAGGTCGGCCCGACGGATCCCGCGGAGGCGGCGGCGCTGGTGACGGGCGAGGAGCGGGAGCACATTCTGCGGATGGTCGGCATCGAGACGGCGAAGGACGGGGAGTAAGTGAAGAAGTCTGTTGCGGGCAGTGTGGTCGCGATTGTGCTGGTCACCGTGGCGGTCATTGCCGGTGCCGTGGTGCTGCTGCGTGGGGGAGGCGCAGACGTTGCGCAGGAGACGTCGATAAGCAATAGCCCTGCGCCCGCGGAGGGTGACGCGGTGCGGCAGTTCATCCCCGGCGCGGAGCAGCGCGCGGACTGCGTGGCCGGCGGCGTGGGCGGCATTGACCTGCCGTGCCTGGGCGGCAAGACGGTGCCGGGCGAGCACGCGGACGTGACCGTGGTGAACTTGTGGGCGTGGTGGTGTGACCCTTGCCGGCGCGAGCTGCCTATTATGCAGGCGTTCGCGGACGCGCATCCGGAGATCAGCGTGGTGGGTGTGCACGCGGACCAGAACGCGGCCAACGGTGTGGCGCTGATGAATGAGCTGGACGTGCGTTTCCCCAGCTACCAGGACGATGTGAACCGTTTCGCCGGCCTGCTCGGCCTGCCGGGCGTGGTACCGATTCTCCTGGTGTACAAGCACGGCCAGCCGGTGGGGATGTTCCCGCACGCGTTCAACTCCCTGGAAGAGCTGGAAAACGCCGTGAGCGGGGTGCTCTAGCGTGGCGGACGCACACGGGCAGGACACTGCGCTGCGCCCGGAGCTGGCCCCGGCCTGGCTGCGCCCGCTGGTGGCGGAGCTTGGGAACGAGACGCACGCCGGGCGTGCGCGGGAGCTCTTGGCCACGCGCGTGCCGCAGCGAGGCGGCAAAGACCAGTCCGCTGTGCTGATCCTGTTCACAGGCAACCCGGATGCGGAGACGCTGCCGGCGGATGCGGGGCTGTTGATCACGCACCGCCACCCAAACCTGCGCAGCCACTCCGGCCAAATGGCGTTTCCGGGCGGGCACATCGAGGATGCGGACGGCGGTCCGGTGGATGCCGCGTTGCGCGAGGCGTGGGAAGAAACGGGCTTGGACCGGGGCCGCGTGACGCCGCTTGCGGTGCTGGCGCCGGTGACCACGGGCGGGTCGCGCCGTCGCGTGCGCCCCGTGCTGGGTTACGCCGCGGACCCAGGTGAGGTGCACCCGGCCAGCGAGGAAGAGACGGACGATGTGTTCTTCGTCCCCGTGTCCGAGCTGATCGACCCGGCGAACCGCCTCACTGTGGGGTGGCGCGGCTGGTCCGGTCCGGCGTTTTGGGCCGGGTGCTACGTGGTGTGGGGGTTTACGGGCGTATTGGTTTCGGTGCTGCTAGACCTTGCTGGGTGGGCTGTGCCGTGGGACGAGACCCCGCGCGGCCTTGCAGAGGTTCTTGAAGGCTCCTGCAACGACGAGAAATCGCACTAGGGAGGTGGGCGCGTGCAGCTTGCGTTAGACCTGGCTTTGGTCGCCGTCATTGTCCTCGCGCTGGTCGCGGGGTGGCGCCAAGGTGCGCTTTCCTCCGTGGTTTCCGCAATCGGCGTGATCGCCGGCCTGGTTGTGGGCCTAGCCTTGGCGCCCGTAGCCATGGGGCTGGCGCAGACGCAGTCCCTGCGCGTGCTGCTCCTGGTGGCGGTGGTGGTGCTCTTAGTAGGCATCGGCAACGCGGTGGGCTCAGCGGCGGGGTCCCAGCTGCGCGACGGGGTGCGTCGCGCCTCTGCCCGCACACTGGATTCGCTGGCGGGTGCACTGTTCCAGGCGTTGGCCATGGCGTTGGTGATGTGGTTCATTTCCATCCCGCTGGCGGCGTCGGTGCCGGGCAAGGCGGGCGACGCGGTGCGTGAATCCCGCGTGCTCGCGACGATTGACGTGGCCTCGCCGGACGTGTTGGCGCAGCTGCCCGCCCGCATAGCCGCGCTGTTGGATGAGACCGGCTTGCCGCCGCTGGTCTCCCCCTTTGCTACGCCGCGCGGCTCGCACGTGGACGCGCCGGACTCGGCGGCGGTGGACCCGGCGATGGTGGAACGCGTGCGCCCCGCGGTGGTGCAGGTGATGGGGGATTCCGGCTCCTGCCAGCGCCGCCTGATGGGCACCGGCTTTGTCATCGAGGAGGACTACGTGCTGACCAACGCGCACGTGGTTGCCGGCACCGACGTCGTGGCGCTGGACACCGTGCTGGGCATCA
Above is a genomic segment from Corynebacterium sp. CNCTC7651 containing:
- the glxR gene encoding CRP-like cAMP-activated global transcriptional regulator GlxR; translated protein: MDDVQETLARAGIFQGVDPDAVSALIADMETVTFPRGTTIFDEGEPGDRLYIIVDGKVKLARHAPDGRENLLSVMGPSDMFGELSIFDPGPRTSSAVCVTEVTAATMDSTMLKHWIGDHPEISQQLLRVLARRLRRTNASLADLIFTDVPGRVAKTLLQLANRFGTQEGGALRVNHDLTQEEIAQLVGASRETVNKALATFAHRGWIRLEGKSVLIVDTEHLARRAR
- the nth gene encoding endonuclease III, whose translation is MPSSPQPTHRVRRPGSHPAAKGTETRLGLVRRARRINRTLAEAFPDAHAELDFSTPLELLVATVLSAQTTDVRVNTVTPELFRRFPTAADYATASQAEVEEIIRPTGFFRSKAANLIGLGQVLVSDYGGEVPEALEDLVRLPGVGRKTAHVVRGNAFGLPGLTVDTHFQRLAHRLGLTAEKDPVKIEHAVGELLEKREWTMFSHRIIFHGRRVCHARKAACGACPIAFDCPSYGKVGPTDPAEAAALVTGEEREHILRMVGIETAKDGE
- a CDS encoding TlpA disulfide reductase family protein, translated to MKKSVAGSVVAIVLVTVAVIAGAVVLLRGGGADVAQETSISNSPAPAEGDAVRQFIPGAEQRADCVAGGVGGIDLPCLGGKTVPGEHADVTVVNLWAWWCDPCRRELPIMQAFADAHPEISVVGVHADQNAANGVALMNELDVRFPSYQDDVNRFAGLLGLPGVVPILLVYKHGQPVGMFPHAFNSLEELENAVSGVL
- a CDS encoding CoA pyrophosphatase translates to MADAHGQDTALRPELAPAWLRPLVAELGNETHAGRARELLATRVPQRGGKDQSAVLILFTGNPDAETLPADAGLLITHRHPNLRSHSGQMAFPGGHIEDADGGPVDAALREAWEETGLDRGRVTPLAVLAPVTTGGSRRRVRPVLGYAADPGEVHPASEEETDDVFFVPVSELIDPANRLTVGWRGWSGPAFWAGCYVVWGFTGVLVSVLLDLAGWAVPWDETPRGLAEVLEGSCNDEKSH
- a CDS encoding MarP family serine protease, translated to MQLALDLALVAVIVLALVAGWRQGALSSVVSAIGVIAGLVVGLALAPVAMGLAQTQSLRVLLLVAVVVLLVGIGNAVGSAAGSQLRDGVRRASARTLDSLAGALFQALAMALVMWFISIPLAASVPGKAGDAVRESRVLATIDVASPDVLAQLPARIAALLDETGLPPLVSPFATPRGSHVDAPDSAAVDPAMVERVRPAVVQVMGDSGSCQRRLMGTGFVIEEDYVLTNAHVVAGTDVVALDTVLGIKEASVVFYDPDVDIAVLHADQLGIAPIAWAQVPLATADDAVVMGYPLSGPFEAAPARVRGKLNISGPDIYAKGRVSREAYTIRGVIRQGNSGGPLLNTQGDVVGMIFGASLDSTDTGYALTADQVKARVGDIRRLEGNVDTQACVGAA